A region from the Corticium candelabrum chromosome 14, ooCorCand1.1, whole genome shotgun sequence genome encodes:
- the LOC134189962 gene encoding receptor tyrosine-protein kinase erbB-4-like, with translation MVVYGGIGPTTKRLKSFLDSFLPQNETWGYYNDARMWIKYTTNAEPPGRILHSAAATSYNTMVIYGGYVVENMLGELKMRCFYDLWMFTVSPMNTNAFNISAQTTDSHWRLISSSGPNSTSYMASLVTVDSNLYLYGGSETIIQFHKFFKERHSVVSLLSTCSNNLWTYNLSCGIECTWTNVSYGNVGPGRRCLHEAFVFGKHMLVTGGCFDHFELKLNLETLLPQYECPIDVDTSGVWLYKPSTSTWFRLTSQSISSSAIIGTSSLLWNDLLLSFGGLPHEFLAVGQQPGDWPGIFFYRPACPAGTTTNDLRTYLCTDCPLSHYATSSNSTCSKCPNKLTTPFTRSTSRSNCSQCSPNYCHYGTCTVALQGPTPSCTCQFGFTIDNEGLCTVPAYYIAAIGFLIGILLIMLVVVLIAKSRKANKQHNSELRLRDSEINWRQRIVTHQSNEIAQLNNTWTIDSREVKLRKRIDKDFPGVYGEVYEAEYREIVVAVKKLQGEHLPINRIFLEFEREIEVMKTIRHPNIVWFLGAGRHHDDDCPFLVVEYMPRGSLTKILSNQEIVLEDNVKLRFAIDAAKGMRFLHSRRPPRIHRDLKSANLLVSTQWVVKVADFGTARLVCDEGIRQQAVRGEGFLDLTAPLLHAEYHLSSGVGTPLWCAPETWRGNGYGTPADVYSFGIVMWEIWSRKLPYFDYNCEHLRRAIMNGARPTVPEDDTNDYMQLMKACWSDNAHCRPTFKEVVLGLEEMSEKSISIESRHHETEL, from the exons ATGGTCGTGTACGGAGGAATAGGACCAACGACAAAAAGGTTGAAATCATTTCTAGATTCATTTTTACCGCAAAATGAAACTTGGGGATATTATAATGACGCAAGAATGTGGATAAAATACACGACAAACGCAGAGCCACCAGGTCGAATTCTCCACTCAGCTGCGGCTACCAGTTACAACACAATGGTGATTTATGGAGGATATGTCGTTGAGAACATGCTAGGAGAACTAAAAATGAGATGTTTCTACGATCTTTGGATGTTTACCGTTAGTCCGATGAATACTAACGCTTTCAATATTTCAGCTCAGACAACCGACTCTCACTGGCGTCTAATAAGTTCGTCCGGTCCTAATAGCACATCTTACATGGCCTCTCTTGTAACCGTCGACAGCAATCTGTACCTGTACGGTGGATCGGAAACTATTATTCAATTTCACAAATTTTTTAAGGAGAGACATTctgttgtttctctgttgagcacatgctcaaataatCTATGGACGTACAATTTGTCTTGCGGCATCGAATGTACGTGGACAAATGTTTCTTACGGCAATGTGGGCCCGGGACGTCGTTGCCTTCATGAAGCTTTTGTTTTTGGAAAACACATGTTAGTGACAGGAGGATGTTTCGATCATTTCGAATTAAAGCTGAATCTTGAAACTCTTCTTCCACAATACGAATGTCCCATAGACGTAGATACTTCTGGTGTGTGGCTATACAAACCTTCGACTAGCACTTGGTTTCGACTGACGTCTCAATCAATATCTAGCAGTGCTATAATCGGAACTTCTAGTCTTTTATGGAATGACTTGTTATTGTCGTTTGGTGGGCTGCCGCACGAATTTCTGGCTGTCGGACAACAACCTGGTGACTGGCCGGGAATTTTCTTTTACAGGCCAGCATGTCCAGCCGGTACTACAACGAATGATCTAAGAACTTACTTGTGCACTGATTGTCCTTTGAGCCATTACGCTACCTCGTCTAATTCGACGTGTTCCAAATGTCCTAATAAATTGACGACACCGTTTACACGATCAACGAGTCGAAGCAACTGCAGTCAATGTTCTCCTAATTATTGTCATTACGGAACGTGTACGGTCGCATTGCAAGGACCCACTCCCTCTTGTACTTGCCAGTTTGGATTTACAATAGACAACGAGGGACTGTGCACTGTACCAGCCTACTATATTGCGGCAATCGGGTTTTTAATCGGAATATTGCTTATCATGCTTGTCGTTGTTTTGATAGCAAAATCTAGAAAAGCTAACAAACAGCATAATTCCGAGTTAAGATTAAGAGACAGCGAAATAAATTGGCGACAAAGGATAGTAACACATCAGAGTAATGAGATTGCTCAACTTAACAATACTTGGACTATTGATTCTAGAGAAGTAAAATTACGAAAAAGAATTGACAAAGACTTTCCGGGTGTCTACGGTGAGGTATACGAGGCAGAATACAGAGAAATAGTTGTAGCCGTCAAAAAGCTACAAGGAGAACATCTACCAATCAATCGCATCTTCTTGGAGTTTGAACGTGAGATAGAAGTGATGAAAACAATTAGGCATCCCAATATCGTCTGGTTTCTTGGAGCAGGTCGTCACCACGACGACGATTGTCCTTTTCTTGTGGTAGAGTACATGCCTCGCGGATCACTGACGAAAATATTGAGCAATCAAGAAATCGTTTTAGAGGACAACGTAAAATTGAGATTTGCTATAGACGCCGCGAAAGGAATGAGGTTCCTGCACAGCAGGCGTCCACCTCGAATCCATCGTGATCTAAAAAGTGCTAATCTCTTGGTGAGCACCCAGTGGGTCGTAAAAGTGGCAGATTTTGGAACAGCTCGACTTGTATGTGATGAAGGAATTCGTCAACAAGCTGTGAGAGGAGAAGGATTTCTCGATCTAACAGCTCCTCTTCTTCATGCCGAATATCACCTATCATCTGGTGTTGGAACGCCGCTTTGGTGTGCTCCAGAGACATGGCGAGGAAACGGATATGGAACACCAGCTGATGTTTACAG CTTTGGTATCGTGATGTGGGAGATTTGGTCACGAAAACTTCCATATTTCGATTACAATTGTGAGCACTTGAGGAGAGCCATTATGAATGGAGCAAGACCGACTGTTCCAGAAGATGATACAAACGACTATATGCAATTGATGAAAGCTTGTTGGTCAGACAACGCTCACTGCAGACCCACATTCAAAGAGGTAGTACTCGGCCTTGAAGAAATGAGTGAGAAAAGCATATCCATCGAAAGTCGTCACCACGAAACTGAGCTATAA
- the LOC134190142 gene encoding uncharacterized protein LOC134190142, producing the protein MHGVHHPAADVDRLYAPCSDGGRGLQQIESTYQSCIVRLSCYLADSSDPFMQMIRECDSGKSSHSIKRMACRFTAQLRRSLALDDKSQNLHRSASISVEGGFEQAPKTDARHYRTCCSSLRVRSWSGKPMHGQYRRLTEQPPVDMKETYGWLKAANLPAATEGLVVAAQDQALRTRYYERKILHRDVSPTCRMCSVGLETVDHIVAGCSALAPTDYTDRHNQVASIIHWDVCRHFGVPVESRWYRHHPDRLVETDDITMMWDTTIPTARKIKANRPDICLRNRKTNTCLLIDISCPADGNIGKKHAEKLAKYSDLRVEISRMWHCRTLVVPVVLGALGTVHAGIARWLDIIPGHHNLQHLQKTVLLGSTRILRKVMSSF; encoded by the coding sequence atgcacggagtccaccatcctgctgcagacgttgaccgactgtacgctccttgcagtgatgggggtagggggttacaacagattgagtcgacatatcaatcttgtattgtgaggctgagctgttaccttgctgacagttctgatcctttcatgcagatgatacgggagtgtgactctggaaaatcttcacactcgatcaagcgcatggcttgtcggtttactgcacagctgcggaggagtcttgctttggacgacaagtcgcagaacttacacaggagtgcatccatctcggttgaaggtggcttcgagcaagcgcctaaaacagatgcgagacattaccgtacgtgttgcagttctcttcgtgtgcggtcctggagcgggaagcctatgcacggacagtatcgtcgtctcactgagcaaccgcctgtggacatgaaagagacctacggatggctaaaggcagcgaatcttcctgctgcaactgagggactggttgttgctgctcaagaccaagctcttcggactcggtactatgagcgcaagattctacatcgtgatgtcagtcctacttgccgcatgtgcagtgtaggcctggagacagtcgaccacattgtggcaggctgtagtgctttggcaccgacggactacactgatcgacacaatcaggtggcatccatcattcactgggacgtttgtcgccattttggggttccagtggagagcagatggtaccggcatcatcctgataggcttgtggagacggatgacattactatgatgtgggataccaccatccccactgccaggaagatcaaagccaatcgtccagacatctgtctcagaaataggaagacaaacacttgtcttcttattgatatcagctgtcctgctgatggcaacattggcaagaaacatgctgagaagttggcgaagtacagcgacttgcgagtggagataagccgcatgtggcattgtcgaacactggtggttccggtggtcttgggagctttgggcacagtgcacgcaggtattgcacggtggctggacattattccaggtcatcacaacctgcagcacttacagaaaacagtgcttctgggatctactcggatccttcgtaaagtcatgtcttctttctag
- the LOC134190212 gene encoding collagen triple helix repeat-containing protein 1-like, translating into MGIKGRKGELGGKGEKGEATQQLNWKQCVWKSGDDKDSGLIQECRFKKKHGHTALHVAYGGNLRINCGGGCCSRWFFTFNDRECTGPMTIDAVYYTVASNDIHRHRQIEGYCENIPAGDVRVGFHVGKCSGYSVTNAYSGWNSVSRIMIAEMPSAQQ; encoded by the exons ATGGGAATAAAAGGCAGGAAAGGAGAGTTGGGAGGAAAAGGAGAAAAGGGAGAGGCGACTCAGCAACTAAACTGGAAGCAATGTGTGTGGAAGAGTGGTGATGACAAAGACTCTGGACTTATTCAG GAATGTCGCTTTAAGAAAAAGCACGGACACACTGCACTGCATGTGGCATATGGAGGAAATCTGCGTATCAATTGTGGCGGTGGTTGTTGTTCTCGCTGGTTTTTCACATTTAATGATCGAGAGTGCACAGGACCCATGACAATTGACgcagtatattatactgtTGCAAGTAACGACATTCATCGCCACAGACAAATTGAAGgttactgtgagaacattccagcCGGTGACGTCAGAGTTGGTTTTCATGTTGGAAAATGTTCCGGTTACAGTGTGACAAATGCTTACTCTGGCTGGAACTCCGTATCTCGAATAATGATTGCAGAGATGCCATCAGCTCAACAGTAA